Part of the Paenibacillus guangzhouensis genome is shown below.
TTGTGCAACATGATTCGACACCCTGACTTCAAGCGTCATCTTCTTCATTCCGACAAAACTTGCTGTCTTCATCATTTCTTTAAGGAGTCTAGCACCCAGCTTCCGACCACGATACTCTGGACGAACGGCAATATTCGTAATATGCGCTTCATCCACGATGAACCACATCCCGCCATAGCCAATAATCTGGCCATTCCATTCCATCACCATATATTTAGCAAAATGATTCTGCGTTAACTCATTCCGGAACGCTTTGGCTGTCCAAGGCAGCGTAAACGCCTGTCTTTCTAGTTCTACGATAGATGGAATATCATTCAACTGCATTAGCCGAAAGCAAAGCCCGTCTGTTGCATTGTCCCTATAATCATCCACGATTCGCATTCTCCCTTCACGACTTCGCAAGCAGTTTCGCTTCTGCCTCTGCAAGCTGCGTATAATTCGGCTCAAATCGATGCGCATCGTCGAAGTCCCCTCGCATCAGTCTATTGCCACCTGTCAGCCCGAGCCAGCGCGCTTCCATCGTGTACGACACCATATG
Proteins encoded:
- the rimI gene encoding ribosomal protein S18-alanine N-acetyltransferase; protein product: MQLNDIPSIVELERQAFTLPWTAKAFRNELTQNHFAKYMVMEWNGQIIGYGGMWFIVDEAHITNIAVRPEYRGRKLGARLLKEMMKTASFVGMKKMTLEVRVSNHVAQNLYQKFGFSQAGVRPRYYSDNNEDALIMWADIPVEWETIESGGTIPGSKEAGDRHE